A section of the Oncorhynchus gorbuscha isolate QuinsamMale2020 ecotype Even-year linkage group LG06, OgorEven_v1.0, whole genome shotgun sequence genome encodes:
- the LOC124038498 gene encoding ribosome-binding protein 1-like isoform X10: MDLYDPQTLGILVFGGFMFISALGIVLVSTFSMKETSYEEALAQQRRELGKMAPPSQLTKKDKKKDKISEKKNRGKKKDDKPNGKLPESEPEEFPVAVPEQTPAPERVTAPAPAPERVTAPAPAPEIVTAPAPAPEPTTHPAPVPTAVEAPPAPAPKEKKKKEKKVAKVEPAQATTTPIAPSKPAPVLEAVTKEVPVMAVPPVGSQPTAAKAQEARAQEARAQEARAQEARAQEARAQEARAQEARAQEARAQEAQNPSKKKASSKKKAESAIPVDSGLDSPLYLPYRALVSTVSSMVISQGEAQRLIEILSDKAGIRQDTWQMATQKGDPVAVMKKQLEENQKQLATQQEDATAAKNRLRELTKELSAEKSKVASVETRLSSQLSSREQEMIALQARMQASYQDHVAQTQKLTAKVISLQEQLESGPTAQLACLPQENSILRDALNQATSQAESKQNAELAKLREDCARLTKELGERSESLQADEKIKRGLETKVSSVEKQLTLLQASRVESEQVLQRRLEEVSEELRSSQSTLEKAQQDATSLSDIQVHLGRIEADLKERSAQVEALTAQLEQTELEKGQLEDQVESINVLLEASHNRDVDEDTEMWSWSFLNNTNHLSSSLQDRDSQLASLQQELKQLQEMKQEASAVATAETERPPNSEEASLVTSLQEELKQLKEEMEQLKNSPADVTGETEQLLNRMKERTSQEVKQLKETSEQAQSSTAQSDNTAELAVLQTRLFISLAERDAMMASLQVELREARDQSHKVQETLAQVQQSQESEPSTELPELLEKLKEAEDSHGTLQAECDQYRTVLAETEGMLKCLQKSVEEEELVWKSKIADSEDQLKKALEQVHTLKETAESLKAENQSIEQLKEQLMLLEAQLEKQSETALTEEEIAPVHIYIHTVHHRYTSYTHLHPYSTP, from the exons ATGGATCTGTATGACCCTCAGACGCTAGGCATCTTGGTATTTGGAGGCTTCATGTTCATCTCAGCCCTTGGCATCGTCCTGGTCTCCACCTTCTCCATGAAG GAGACCTCGTATGAGGAGGCTCTGGCCCAGCAGCGTAGAGAGCTGGGCAAGATGGCACCTCCCAGCCAACTGACCAAGAAGGACAAGAAGAAGGACAAG ATATCTGAGAAGAAGAACCGTGGTAAGAAGAAAGATGACAAGCCCAATGGGAAGCTGCCGGAATCGGAACCAGAGGAGTTCCCAGTGGCCGTACCTGAACAAACCCCAGCCCCTGAAAGAGTCACTGctcctgcccctgcccctgaaaGAGTCACTGCTCCTGCCCCAGCCCCAGAAATAGTCACTGCTCCTGCCCCAGCCCCTGAACCAACCACTCACCCTGCTCCAGTTCCCACTGCCGTAGAGGCCCCACCTGCCCCTGCAccaaaggagaagaagaagaaggagaagaaggtggCTAAGGTAGAGCCAGCTCAGGCGACCACCACCCCCATTGCCCCCTCCAAGCCTGCACCAGTCCTGGAGGCTGTCACCAAGGAGGTCCCTGTGATGGCAGTGCCCCCAGTGGGCTCCCAGCCAACTGCAGCCAAGGCTCAGGAGGCCAGGGCTCAGGAGGCCAGGGCTCAGGAGGCCAGGGCTCAGGAGGCCAGGGCTCAGGAGGCCAGGGCTCAGGAGGCCAGGGCTCAGGAGGCCAGGGCTCAGGAGGCCAGGGCTCAGGAGGCCCAGAACCCTTCTAAGAAGAAGGCATCTTCCAAGAAAAAAGCTGAGTCTG CCATACCAGTGGACTCTGGTCTGGATTCCCCCCTGTACCTGCCCTACAGGGCCCTGGTCTCTACCGTTAGCAGTATGGTGATCAGTCAGGGAGAGGCCCAGCGCCTCATAGAGATCCTGTCTGACAAGGCTGGCATCAGACAAGACACCTGGCAGATG GCTACTCAGAAGGGCGACCCGGTGGCTGTGATGAAGAAACAGTTAGAGGAGAATCAGAAACAGCTGGCAACTCAGCAAGAGGACGCCACCGCAGCCAAGAACAGACTGAGGGAACTCACCAag GAGCTGTCAGCTGAGAAGTCCAAGGTGGCCAGTGTGGAAACCAGGCTGAGTTCCCAGCTCTCGTCCAGGGAGCAAGAGATGATCGCTCTGCAGGCTCGGATGCAGGCCTCCTACCAGGACCACGTAGCACAGACACAGAAACTCACAGCTAAG GTCATCAGTCTTCAGGAGCAGTTGGAGTCAGGTCCCACTGCCCAGCTGGCTTGTCTGCCGCAAGAGAACTCCATCCTCAGAGATGCCTTGAACCAGGccaccagccaggcagagagcaA acagaaTGCAGAGCTTGCCAAGCTGAGGGAGGACTGTGCCAGACTGACCAAGGAGCtgggggagaggagtgagagccTTCAAGCTGATGAGAAGATCAAGAGAGGGCTGGAGACTAAGGTGTCTTCTGTAGAGAAACAACTTACTCTACTGCAG GCCAGCCGTGTAGAGAGTGAGCAGGTGCTGCAGAGGAGGTTGGAGGAGGTTAGTGAAGAGTTGAGGAGTTCACAGAGCACCCTGGAGAAAGCCCAGCAGGACGCTACTTCCCTCTCAG ACATCCAGGTCCATCTGGGCAGGATAGAGGCTGATCTGAAAGAGCGTAGTGCCCAGGTGGAGGCCCTAACAGCCCAGCTGGAGCAGACCGAGCTGGAGAAGGGACAACTGGAGGATCAGGTAGAATCCATCAACGTACTGCTGGAGGCCAGCCACAACAGAGACGTGGACGAGGACACGGAG ATGTGGAGTTGGTCTTTTCTCAACAACACCAATCATTTATCTTCCAGTCTTCAGGACAGAGACAGTCAGTTGGCATCACTCCAACAGGAGCTGAAGCAGCTCCAAGAAATGAAACAGGAGGCTTCT GCAGTTGCTACAGCTGAGACCGAGCGCCCACCTAACAG TGAGGAAGCAAGCCTGGTGACATCACTTCAGGAAGAACTGAAGCAGCTTAAAGAAGAGATGGAGCAACTTAAAAACTCTCCC GCTGATGTCACTGGAGAGACGGAACAGCTACTCAACAG AATGAAGGAGAGAACGAGCCAGGAAGTGAAGCAACTCAAAGAAACATCAGAGCAGGCCCAGAGCAGCACTGCT CAGTCCGACAACACCGCAGAACTGGCGGTGCTACAAACCAG GTTGTTTATTAGTCTGGCAGAGAGGGACGCTATGATGGCATCACTACAGGTGGAGCTAAGGGAAGCCAGGGACCAATCGCACAAGGTACAGGAGACCCTCGCTCAGGTCCAGCAGAGCCAGGAATCGGAGCCTAGCACAGAGCTGCCG GAGCTGTTGGAGAAACTTAAGGAAGCAGAGGACAGCCACGGGACACTGCAGGCAGAGTGTGACCAGTACAGAACAGTCCTGGCTGAAACA GAAGGAATGCTGAAGTGCCTTCAGAagagtgtagaggaggaggagctggtgTGGAAATCCAAGATTGCTGACTCTGAGGACCAGTTGAAGAAG GCCCTGGAACAAGTGCACACTCTGAAGGAGACTGCAGAGAGCTTGAAGGCAGAGAACCAAAGCATAGAACAG ctgAAGGAGCAGTTGATGCTATTGGAAGCCCAGTTGGAGAAACAGTCCGAGACCGCCCTGACAGAGGAGGAAATTGCACCGGTACACATCTACATCCATACAGTACACCATAG GTACACTAGCTATACACATCTACACCCATACAGTACACCATAG